In the Thermodesulfobacteriota bacterium genome, CCGGGGGCTTCGGGTCTTCGGCCTGTACACCCGGGAGCTCTACGAAGACTTTGCCGACGCCAACGTCTACGAGGCGGGGATCGAGAAGCTGCGCACGGGGCGGTTCTCGGGCTACCTGACGGGGGTGTACCGCGACGACGAGGACGGGCAGGACCTGCGTGGCTTCAAGGCGCGGGCGGCGTACCTCTTCCACCCCAGCTTCGAGGCGGGGGCCGGGCTGCACGTGGACGTGCTCGAACGCGACCTCTACGACGACGAAGACACCACCACGGCCAAGCGCTACTGGGTCGACGTGACGGCCTACCTCACCAAGAGCATCAACCTGCAGGCCAAGGTGGAGCGGGTGGAGAGCGACCTCTGGGACCACTACAACCGGGGCCGCGTTCGCCTCAACGTCCTCTTCTAGGAAAGGAGCCTGCGCGATGAAGCGACTCGCATACCTGCTGGCAACCGGCGCGCTCCTGGCGGCGGGGACGGTACAGGCCGCGGACTTCCGCCACGACGAGCACCTGGCGTACACCGAAGGGGAGGCGTGCACCATCTGCCACGCTCCCGACGACCGCACCATCGTCCCGGCCACGAGCATGTGCCTGGAGTGCCACGACCAGGACTTCGTGGACGCGGTCAAGATTCCCGGGCCGGCGACCCACGGCCCCCTGTGGGCCTTCCAGCACACCCCGGCCGCCAAGGGCCGCACCTACGACTGCGCGGCGTGCCACCAGCAGAGCTTCTGCACCGAGTGCCACAAGTCGGGTTTCGCCGACGAGCAGGGCAGCTTCGGCAACGCCATGGCCAACGTGCACCGCTCCGACTTCCACGTGACCCACCCCATCGCGGCGCGCACCGACCCGCAGCTGTGCGCGAGCTGCCACGAGCCCCAGTCCTGCACCGACTGCCACGACCGGTTCAACCGTACCGATCTGGCCGTGCAGTCGCACCGGCGGGGGTTCAGCGATCTGCTCACGAGCCCCTCGGGCGCCGCCCACGAGCAGTTCGACGAGACCCAGTGCCAGACCTGCCACCCCAACTCGGTGCTCCCGTCCCACCGGTGGTCGGGCGATCACGCCCGGGAGGCCCGCAAGAACCTGGTCACCTGCCAGGCCTGCCACCCCCAGGGCGACGTGTGCCTCAAGTGCCACAGCGCCCGCAGCGGCCTGATGGTGAATCCGCATCCCAAGGACTGGGGCGACATCCAGAGTCGACTCAACAGAGCGAGCGGCGGCAAGACCTGCCGCAAGTGCCACTAGATGCCGGCCGGCCGAACGGTCATCCATTGAGAGGAGGCAGAGGATGAAGAAGCACGCGTCGCCTTACCTGGCCCTGGCGGCCGCCTTCGTGGTGGCTTTGTGGGGTTGCGGCAGCAACCTCGACTCGGGAGATCCCGATACCGGTCCGGTCGATCTGTCCCTGGCGCGCACCGTGGGGCTCGACAACTGCCTGGTGTGCCACCTGAGCGCGGACGGCAGGGTGTGGCTGGAGAGCCGCCACGCCAACGCGAACCAGGTGCCGGCGCCGTCCCTGGCCGACCCGGCCTGCCTCGCGTGCCACGACCAGCTTGGCGACGGGCTGTTGCTGTTTGCGGCCACGAGCGGCCAGGTGGCGGACCGCCCGGTGGTGGGGTGCGAGTCTTGCCACGGGGGCGGCCAGTACCACAACGGCCTCGGGCCCCTGCCCACGCCGCTGCCGGGCCCCGCCCAGTGCGGCCAGTGCCACGGCCTCGACGCCGCCCTCTTCCACGGGGACGAGGCCGCGCGCGTCATCAACGACACGCACTTCGACGACCCGGCCACCGGCTTCCTGGAGGCGAGCAGCAACGTGGCCATCGAGGGCTACGTGGTGAAGACCGGTGACCAGCGCGGGTGCCAGGCGTGCCACTTCAACGGCCACCGGCTCGACCTCTCCATCAACCTGGCCTGGGCGCGCTCCGCCCACGGCGGGCACATCCTCGACGTGAAGGACGCGGCGGGCAGCGTGGTGGCCGACCGGGTCGCCGCGGCCATCACCGACGACCACGCCCCGGGCTGGACCCACTACAACTGGGACCAGACGACCGAGTCGGGGAACCGGGCCGCCTGCCAGCGGTGCCACACCTCCACGGGCGTCGCCAACTACTTGAACGACCCGGCGAGCTACTCCCCCGCCAACAACGACTTCTCGCACCTCGCCGGCTGGACCCCGGAGACCGGCTCCCCCCAGAACGAGCTCCTCTACTGCTGGGGCTGCCACTCCGACCGGACCGGCGCTCTGCGAAATCCCGGGGCCATCACGGGCGACTACACCGGAGCCGCCTTCACCTACCCCGACGTGGGCGCCTCGAACGTGTGCCTGGCCTGCCACATCGG is a window encoding:
- a CDS encoding cytochrome C — encoded protein: MKRLAYLLATGALLAAGTVQAADFRHDEHLAYTEGEACTICHAPDDRTIVPATSMCLECHDQDFVDAVKIPGPATHGPLWAFQHTPAAKGRTYDCAACHQQSFCTECHKSGFADEQGSFGNAMANVHRSDFHVTHPIAARTDPQLCASCHEPQSCTDCHDRFNRTDLAVQSHRRGFSDLLTSPSGAAHEQFDETQCQTCHPNSVLPSHRWSGDHAREARKNLVTCQACHPQGDVCLKCHSARSGLMVNPHPKDWGDIQSRLNRASGGKTCRKCH